In Mangifera indica cultivar Alphonso unplaced genomic scaffold, CATAS_Mindica_2.1 Un_0003, whole genome shotgun sequence, the genomic stretch aaaacaggACCAAAATCTTTATTTGTAACAAAGATAATACAAAGACCTAACAGCTCCAAACAAACCACTCCCCTTCTGTAAATGTAACTTCTCTGTGATTATCCCATCCAGCTTAATTGCTTCAgcttataaaaatacaaactttgtttttcttcttcatctatcTTTTCTTCCCAAAGCATAAAAGTGGTTCCATCCATACAGAGTGATAGTGACTTAACATCACAATCAGCATTGCCAAATTGAATGTTAGCATCATCCAATTTACCTGATTTTAAATACAGATAACTCTATTACTGGAACACAAAAATGACGTGGACACCTCACTCATTTTGGAGTCAAATTAGTCCAAAAGAGGAAATTCATGCAATTGAAAGACAAAAGATCCCTAAAGATTAACAGAACAATTTTGCAATGACTTAAGCTAAGTTACCATTGTGACACAAAAGGCAATACATACCTTTGCCTCCACCTAGAATAAACTCAAAATCACCCAAATCATAACATCAAGAGGCAATTAAAGTAAACTAACATgatcaaaaaatggaaaattttaaacaatcagtaaaatggtttgaatttgatatacATACTCTGTAGCTATTATCTGTTGAAAAAGAACCCTAACCATGTCCAGTCCACGCTTAACTCTCAAAAGATTTCTAGTGTGACTGCCAGCTTTCCGCACAGAGTTTCCCGTAATATCATGGTCAAGCAAGGCTTGCAAGGTCATTATCGACTTTGATGCCACTGCAAGATCAGCAACCTGATATCATTGTTCAATTGATCAATCAATCCACTCAAAACATAAGAATCACATTAAATCATAATCATTAAACAAAATCTATTCCTACCAGCACATTCCATaagtaaacaaaataaaataatctaacaaAAACTAGAATATAAAACAAACACACTCAAAAACCAACTCAGTGACATCAGcagacccttgaatcttgataCCAAAATGAAGCTCCCCCCAATCTGTACTTTGTTATACAATGGTACATGATGCAAAATTCCAGTGAGAAAAATGTATATCGACAATTATCTTCATACTGATAACATTCAACTTCAAATTAATAACCAAACACGATTATGGTACCACATTTAGTATCATATATCACGTAACTCACTAGTACACGCTACCAGTAACAATACCACCCAGTCacaatatttaagaaaataaaagatttggGTTTTGATTAACCTTGAAGACGTTATAATTAACCaaggaaaaattatcaaaaacaattacataaataatccGCACTCAAAATCCAATCCAGTAACACAATATATACTATGTTACACAAACGAACATGACGCAAAATTCCAACAAGGACAATGTCACATTGATGATCAACTTCACACtgataaaataaactaaattagCAAACAAATATGATTACAATACCACATTTTAGCAACATATAACACGTAAGTCACTAGGACATGTTACCAGTAACACTTAATATTTAAGAAAGTAAAGAGTTAGGGTTATTAATTAACCTTGGCTACATAATCCATTTCGGCGAACTTGAAGGCGAATCCTAAGCAGCCAAAGAGAGGAGAGACGAGCGAACATGCGTGAGAGAAGGTCGCCACGTCGACATCGGCAGTCTGTGAATTAACAGTAACGGCGAGTTCATTGAATGCTACTGCGATTTTTCTGAGCAGTTTATCGGTGTCTGAGTTCGCCATGGTTTGCTTGCTTcagatctctctctctttgcttcgtcttttcttctttcttccccTTTTCTACAtgttgagggttttttttttttttttaaatatttaaattgatttaattttggtgCGGGAATGTTCTTTTCTTGCTGCCAATCGACGCAGCATACTAATTAAAACAACATGGCCAAACGACTagctcccacccaaggtttgatgttttctcaaaattctctcctttaactatgaaaacaccaaacacccacccatgaccggttagatttaaccaaaccctaacggtggtaggggtaaaatcgtcattttcactataatattaaaaataaactaaaatagaatctaattttgtccccctaaactttaaaaactaaaattttcccccagcctaagttttaaaaaatggcagtttcaccctagggtttggttttgaaatctccgacgaccgttccggctccattgccgacaacctctccctcccgaagcaacctctccttccgacgaatgttttcctcccatttggaggatCGATCGGCGTCGGCttggccttgggagacgaagaactttgtcggggaagacgaagttcttcgtctccccagggaagacggtcgtcgtcttcgtctggggagacgaagttcttcgtctcccaaggccaaGCCGACGCTGATCGatcctccaaatgggaggaaaataTTCGTCGGAaagagaggttgcttcgggagggagaggttgtcggcaatggagccggaacggtcatcggagatttcaaaaccaaaccctagggtgaaactgccattttttaaaacttaggctgggggaaaattttagtttttaaagtttagggggacaaaattagattctattttagtttatttttaatattatagtgaaaatgacgattttacccctaccaccgttagggtttggttaaatctaaccggtcatgggtgggtgtttggtgttttcatagttaaaggagagaattttgagaaaacatcaaaccttgggtgggaaatagttgtttggccaaaCAACATCTTTATAGTGAAACttattcaagttaaaataatatattttcatttatttctatttatgaCATCACTTTTTCTATATAGCATAACCTTGCCTTCAACACTAGAAAATACTAATCCGGTCTTGTCTTGCAAGAATGATGTACTAACAGATTCCAATTTTTTAACTTAGATtgtaataaagaaatatctttataattataaaaaatcttgATAAAAATATCgaactttaaaattatataaaataaaaaaattaatattaatatttcatgCATTATCTAAAAACCCGAACTAAGTCAGTGTAACCATATGAGACACGCAACGTATATATAATGTATGTATTTGAGGGAAATGAACACctaaagaacaaaacaaaatgagTAGCAAAACTGAAAGAAGAATGTAGTAGTGAGAATGTGGTGGAAATAATGAGTTGTGTTGCTTGTTACAAATAAGCTATACAATTGAATTGGCTATTTATAGACATGACATGAGAGCCAAGGAATATCTCAACttgaaaaatttagacaaaACCCCCAAGAGATTCTAGACATTAACTATCTCTCATCCTTCAATCCAAAATGGATTATATTGTCTTAACCAGAGTTTACATTCTAATTAGGCCAACCAAGGAATCCAGAAATTTTGATTCTAGATTGTATTAAAAACAAGATTATAACTTAATTCCACATCCCAAATGGCTGTGcatttatttttaagatgaaaacaaaattgcCGTCAGGCACTAGCAGTGAAAAGAATGAATGCAATACAACCTCTTAAACTACAAAAATCAGACGAAGGTggtaaaacaaagaaaatttgatatgaaCAGTAAATTATAGGGGCAATTACAGACGAGGCTGCAATTTCTGCCGCTATGTGAATATCGTTACAACATCTCTTCGGTATCCTCTTACAATCAAAAGTCTCGGCACATTCTCTACCAACAAATCCATATATTCCATGTATAAGTAAGCTGGGTGGTTAGCTGGTGGCGGTGGCAGACTAACAAGCACAACCGCCGCCATTCTCGAGTGTCTCAGTATTGTTGAATTCAACTTCAGCATTGTGTGAAGAAACTTCTCCACCTGTTTCTCGTTTACAATGACAGGCTTCCCATCAACCATCAATGTCGTTGTCCCTTCCTTCTCAGCTGTAGCCTTCATTTCAGCCATGTAATCAGTAATTCGGCGCTGACCGGCAATGTATGCATCCAATGATTCATCTTGTTGAGGTCCTCCCTCCGCTTGTACCTCCCATGATTTCATTGTTATGACGATAACTTCAGCCTGCATCCGAAGGTCATAAAGAAACCTCTTTACATCAGTCTTGAGCATCTCTGCGTCTGAATCCTCCTCTGCAATGCAGAAGACCTGAATCTTACAGCTTTCAAAAGTCTCCTTTGTGAGGAGGAGCTGAGAGAGTAGCAGCATGAGACCACCGTCTCTTACAATCCAGTATAAATCAATTGTACCATACTGCCTTTGATACTCATTGGGCCATTCATCAAGGCCCTTGACAATCACTACTGCCTTGTTCGCAACAATGCAGTCATTAATTATTCCAACAAAAGCAGCTGGGATTTGAGTTAGGTTTTCCCGACGCCAAATTTCTGGGTATCTCATAACAATAATGTTGGGTTTCAGATTGCCAAGGCCCATGGTCTGAACAATTCCTCGGAAACCTTCAGTCATATTGGGTGCCACAACTATCTCTGCTACACCTTCACAGCGCTTGTACTCAATGTAGGTACCAAGCTGTTTCCAGGCAACCTTTGCATCTTCAGCACGGTCATGATAATCTCCGTCTAGTATAGAAACAAATATGGACATTCCGCGGCCTTTTTTCTTCATACAGTTAGCAAAGTCACAAAGTTTGGGATGGCAGGGCACATTTTCCGGAAGCTTACCCCATGGCCGACAGAATATCAATGGGATGGGATACCAGTTCTTTGGGTGCACTTGGTTTGCTGCAA encodes the following:
- the LOC123205276 gene encoding accelerated cell death 11-like isoform X1, whose amino-acid sequence is MANSDTDKLLRKIAVAFNELAVTVNSQTADVDVATFSHACSLVSPLFGCLGFAFKFAEMDYVAKVADLAVASKSIMTLQALLDHDITGNSVRKAGSHTRNLLRVKRGLDMVRVLFQQIIATEGNSLKDPASKAYAQVFAPHHGWAIRKAVAAGMYALPTKAQLLNKLNEDEASARVHMQSYITASAPVIVYIDNLFISRQLGTDW
- the LOC123205276 gene encoding accelerated cell death 11-like isoform X2; the encoded protein is MANSDTDKLLRKIAVAFNELAVTVNSQTADVDVATFSHACSLVSPLFGCLGFAFKFAEMDYVAKVADLAVASKSIMTLQALLDHDITGNSVRKAGSHTRNLLRVKRGLDMVRVLFQQIIATEGNSLKDPASKAYAQVFAPHHGWAIRKAVAAGMYALPTKAQLLNKLNEDGMVFVG